The proteins below come from a single Micromonas commoda chromosome 8, complete sequence genomic window:
- a CDS encoding predicted protein produces the protein MADSPSAGPPRGCVLPVCRAALSASSATSDEDQDPPNLTGYPFGVKRIHLALDPYSRMAMPNRRGGEEVQKRPTSDIFWAFLMCFVTLATLGLVDRYMHVTHGLPFMSGAWGTISVLAFGTVENPAARLYNCVTATVASAFIVATMVMLFGSCWWTRALSVATALGFMMWTGSVHPPGAAAIMGCMDQAAFQQLGYWYVLYPVLFGSLFVLFMGHLTHKLKHRYEFMVGGLFGDGWVKLRRAEENDRNNERLEQALNECENCTISYDEDDVLGTYTLEREDSQIEYTEVRRE, from the coding sequence ATGGCGGATAGCCCTtccgcgggtccgccgcgggggtgcgtTCTACCGGTCTGCCgtgccgcgctctccgcatcctccgccacctcggATGAGGACCAGGACCCGCCCAACCTGACCGGCTACCCCTTCGGGGTCAAACGCATCCACCTGGCGCTCGACCCGTACTCGCGCATGGCGATGCCCaaccgacgcggtggcgaggaggTCCAGAAGCGACCGACGAGCGACATATTCTGGGCGTTTCTCATGTGCTTCGTCACCCTCGCGACGCTGGGGCTGGTGGATCGGTACATGCACGTCACGCACGGGCTGCCGTTCATGTCCGGCGCGTGGGGTACCATCAGCGTGCTCGCGTTCGGTACCGTTGAGaatcccgcggcgaggctgtaCAACTGCGtgaccgcgacggtggcatcggcgttcatcgtcgcgacgatggtGATGCTCTTCGGGTCGTGCTGGTGGACCCGGGCGCTGTCCGTGGCCACCGCGCTGGGTTTCATGATGTGGACGGGCAGCGTGCACCCGcccggagcggcggcgatcatggGATGCATGGACCAGGCTGCGTTCCAACAGCTGGGGTACTGGTACGTCTTGTATCCGGTGCTGTTCGGGTCGCTGTTCGTGCTGTTCATGGGTCACCTGACGCACAAGCTGAAGCACCGGTACGAGTTCATGGTTGGGGGTTTGTTCGGCGACGGATGGGTCAAGCtgaggcgcgcggaggagaatGATCGGAACAACGAGCGCCTGGAACAGGCTCTAAACGAGTGCGAAAATTGCACCATCTCGtatgacgaggacgacgtcttGGGAACTTACACCCTCGAGCGAGAGGACAGCCAGATAGAGTACACGGAGGTTAGACGCGAGTAG
- a CDS encoding predicted protein — MVRFGGVPMPEETVEDPTLQHNFKGHKGVVHACAFKPNLKQLVTASEDHSLMIWSPGVPNARAYKFSGHTDAVTAVAYSSDGTTIASGSRDRSIRMWTPSIVGLYEPKALKSAHGGCIRSVSFSRDGTLLVSAADDKTVKIWGAPEGKFLHTLSGHINWVRCAEFNHDNGLIVSASDDKTARLWDVRGQRCAFIYDDFKAPVRCAKFHPDGAAIATAGDDRTIQVWDIRSQKLVQHYHAAHGDRVNSLSFHPSGDFLLSTSDDGTVKVWDLREGQLFYTLNGHDGPSTCAEFSPDGSFFASGGADQSVMVWKTNFDAVLKKHAGATDVKLPAPFTAEAPILKDDPRAAPVMSTERAMEGLKAGSTPPLKENKNKEPVKTPVKKPAAAGGDGAIPEALAQTLGHIVGQLDVLTKSIGLIEERLSANEDRVKDLVGIAEKKSSSARIAK; from the exons ATGGTTCGCTTCGGCGGTGTCCCCATGCCGGAAGAGACCGTCGAGGACCCGACGCTGCAGCACAACTTCAAGGGCCACaagggcgtcgtccacgcttGCGCATTCAAGCCAAATCTCAAGCAG CTGGTCACCGCGTCCGAGGACCACTCGCTCATGATATGGAGCCCCGGGGTTCCAAACGCCAGGGCGTACAAGTTCAGCGGCCacaccgacgccgtcacggcggtggcgtacTCGTCCGACGGCACGACCAtcgcgagcggctcgcggGATCGCTCCATCCGGATGTGGACCCCTTCAATCGTCGGGCTGTACGAGCCCAAGGCGCTCAAATCGGCGCACGGCGGGTGCATCAGGTCCGTCTCCTTCTCCCGCGACGGCACCTTactcgtctccgccgccgacgacaagACCGTGAAGATCTGGGGCGCCCCCGAGGGCAAGTTCCTGCACACCCTCTCCGGCCACATCAACTGGGTGCGCTGTGCCGAGTTCAACCACGACAACGGCCTCATCGTGTCCGCCTCCGACGATAAGACGGCGCGGCTGTGGGACGTCCGCGGACAGAGGTGCGCGTTCATCTACGACGACTTCAAGGCCCCGGTGCGGTGCGCCAAGTTCcaccccgacggcgccgccatcgccaccgcgggagACGACCGGACGATTCAGGTCTGGGACATTCGCTCGCAGAAGCTGGTGCAGCACTaccacgccgcgcacggcgatCGCGTCAACTCGCTCTCGTTCCATCCCTCGGGCGACTTCCTCCTGTCCACGTCGGACGACGGGACGGTCAAGGTCTGGGACCTGCGCGAGGGTCAGCTGTTCTACACCCTGAACGGGCACGATGGGCCGAGCACGTGCGCGGAGTTTTCCCCCGACGGCTCGTTcttcgcgtcgggcggcgcggaccaaTCGGTGATGGTGTGGAAGACAAACTTTGACGCGGTGCTGAAGAAGCACGCAGGCGCGACGGATGTGAAGCtgcccgcgccgttcaccgcggaggcgcccaTCTTGAAGGATGATCCGAGAGCGGCGCCCGTGATGTCTaccgagcgcgcgatggaggggCTGAAGGCTGGTTCAACGCCGCCTCTGAAGGAAAATAAGAACAAGGAGCCGGTGAAGACTCCGGTGaagaagccggcggcggcgggcggggacggtgcCATCcccgaggcgctggcgcagaCGCTGGGTCACATCGTGGGTCAACTGGATGTGCTCACCAAGAGCATCGGGTTGATCGAGGAGAGGCTCAGCGCTAACGAGGATAGGGTGAAGGACCTCGTCGGAatcgcggagaagaagagtTCTTCAGCGAGGATCGCGAAATAG
- a CDS encoding predicted protein — protein MGACIGRICEPFTGRSHDRLTASFAEAALHPLETPPETPTGGLLQNGNKPSEEDKEDDDDGYESAKSDFSTCTWSSERSVGAAGSRSSQRTPPPPRLATLASPQPTARGDGGDPKDHDGDACTPDAWRALSEATAHLEDDALDRLEDDTPGASKRTKSRLGVAARLAKVAAGMRMLRAVGRAIYSAGGALDLTGFGGTPIRWHSGHSTLRTHHRGESTLRRSNGEPRPSRAARMFCQTDRDFGRALGTVRLSICDSDNEKDYADPAIDGDCGVFPDGATPEGNILRVVRSIICDLDVPRHLQKPFNPILGETARHELQLVGGCKVKSVIEQVSHHPPITAFHCDGDGDWVIRGYFQPRPRLLGVHAVEVEMLGRRMWEVGPRDRREIYESDYCGFLWKFLPRMKTSLSTQTWFVECKQTMLRAEVTHGRKRSIKGRVFNVLKPSETLFAIDGAYDSCVFVKEPSTTKVHVLYDAEEAAAAEEVEADVAFQLPGDEKSSERVWGSVIDAMNRGAWDEARAGKRRVEEAERKERRRRKDAGEGPWRPRFFEDVDGDWVLRRLGDNADEPRGAPPRPDQ, from the coding sequence ATGGGCGCTTGCATTGGGCGCATCTGCGAGCCTTTCACGGGGCGCTCTCATGACCGTCTGACCGCCAgcttcgccgaggcggcgctgcacCCGCTGGAGACACCGCCTGAAACACCGACGGGAGGGCTCCTCCAGAACGGCAACAAGCCGAGTGAGGAGGAtaaggaggacgacgacgacggttaTGAGAGCGCGAAGAGCGATTTCAGCACGTGCACGTGGTCGAGTGAGCGCTCCGTGGGAGCCGCcggctcgcggagctcccaACGCACGCCGCCccctcctcgcctcgccACGCTCGCTTCGCCCCAGCCGACCgcccggggcgacgggggggaCCCGAAGgaccacgacggcgacgcgtgcacGCCagacgcgtggcgcgcgctctCCGAGGCCACCGCCCACCTCGAAGACGACGCCCTGGACCGGCTCGAGGACGACACCCCGGGCGCCTCGAAGAGGACGAAGAGCCGACTGGGCGTCGCGGCCAGGCTAGCGAAAGTCGCCGCCGGCATGCGCATGCTCCGAGCCGTGGGGCGCGCCATTTACTCGGCGGGTGGTGCACTCGACCTGACCGGGTTTGGCGGAACTCCAATCCGTTGGCACAGTGGCCACTCCACGCTGAGAACGCATCATCGGGGCGAGTCGACGCTCCGAAGGTCGAACGGGGAGCCTCGGCCGAGccgagcggcgcggatgTTTTGCCAGACAGACAGGGACTTCGGCAGGGCATTGGGCACCGTGCGTCTCAGTATTTGCGACTCGGATAACGAGAAGGACTACGCGGATCCCGCGATCGACGGGGACTGTGGCGTGTTTCCCGACGGCGCCACCCCAGAGGGAAATAtactccgcgtcgtccggtcCATCATCTGCGATTTGGACGTTCCAAGACACCTGCAAAAGCCGTTCAACCCGATACTTGGTGAGACTGCGAGACACGAGCTGCAACTGGTAGGCGGCTGCAAAGTAAAATCGGTCATCGAACAGGTGTCTCATCATCCTCCCATCACCGCATTTCACtgcgacggtgacggcgatTGGGTGATTCGTGGATATTTCCAGCCGAGGCCTCGGTTGTTGggggtccacgccgtcgaggtaGAAATGCTCGGACGACGTATGTGGGAGGTGGGGCCGCGTGATCGTCGTGAAATTTACGAGAGCGATTACTGCGGTTTCCTCTGGAAATTTCTACCCAGGATGAAGACGTCCCTTTCTACCCAGACGTGGTTCGTCGAGTGTAAGCAAACCATGTTGAGGGCGGAGGTCACGCACGGAAGGAAGCGAAGCATCAAGGGGAGGGTCTTTAACGTACTGAAACCTTCCGAGACGCTAttcgcgatcgacggcgccTACGATTCGTGCGTCTTCGTGAAAGAGCCTTCGACGACGAAAGTTCACGTTCTgtacgacgccgaggaggccgccgctgccgaggAGGTTGAAGCCGACGTCGCCTTTCAACTTCCGGGCGACGAAAAATCGAGCGAGAGGGTGTGGGGCAGCGTCATCGACGCGATGAACAGGGGCGCGTGGGACGAGGCTCGGGCGGGAAAGCGCAGGGTCGAAGAAGCCGAGCGGaaagagcggcggcggaggaaggATGCCGGCGAGGGGCCTTGGCGGCCGAGGTTCTTCGAAGATGTGGACGGTGATTGGGTGCTGCGCCGTTTGGGTGACAACGCCGACGAACCCAGAGGCGCACCGCCCAGACCAGACCAGTAG
- a CDS encoding RNA binding protein (Has both RRM and RRM1 motifs, RNA recognition motif; RNA recognition motif (RRM1): (a.k.a. RRM, RBD, or RNP domain). The RRM motif is probably diagnostic of an RNA binding protein) codes for MSERANKRGRWGGGAGIPPGMGVQAPDLQEVPPPPPPGAASQSAGQPDFSAAGVSAMSVAAAKAAAARAAAAIQQQLHGMGSGADVNSKYPGMPPAWGVGMTEAQRDAAYAQHTRQSRRLYVGSLPKPVNDEALHAFFNNAMVNSGAAIDPSGGPSVVNTTITHEKGFAFIEFRRLEDAESALMFDGIVFNGSKLIIKRPKDYDAARNPIWAMRGQAPPQDEVKLIGEELPIGTIIVDGKEVKIPLPPPLPSEWPRLPRRTPNGPHKMYCGGFHPLHTDLQVRQVLQSVGELKSFAVMPDENGRPTGHAFFEYKDPRLSAVAETVLTGIRVRNRRLVCRRMNPDAAPEKPGESATYVVPDAAWPLLEPASARLAVYMAIREEHDALARREIEEAVHAEAARLARWDPDFISHKRVFDDACVFLEFKDGGALDGGDGGGGACGGNTAEDAAVRCSSGMNGRTFEGRRIYVRYLPPEGEEDGEAEAGEGAVAVVS; via the coding sequence atgtCGGAGCGAGCGAATAAGCGAGGCCgctggggcggcggggctggGATTCCCCCGGGAATGGGCGTGCAGGCGCCTGACCTGCAGGaggtcccgccgccccctccccCCGGCGCAGCATCACAATCGGCGGGGCAGCCCGACTTCTCCGCCGCAGGCGTCTCGGCCatgagcgtcgccgccgccaaggctgccgcagccagggccgccgccgccataCAGCAGCAGCTTCACGGCATGGgaagcggcgcggacgtgaaCAGCAAGTACCCCGGGATGCCCCCCGCGTGGGGCGTGGGCATGACCGAGGCGCAGAGGGACGCCGCTTACGCGCAGCACACCAGGCAGTCGCGGCGTCTCTACGTCGGGTCCCTGCCCAAGCCAGTcaacgacgaggcgctgcaCGCGTTTTTCAACAACGCGATGGTCaactccggcgccgcgatcgacccCTCGGGCGGGCCCTCGGTGGTGAACACGACGATCACTCACGAAAAGGGATTCGCGTTCATCGAGTTTCGAaggctcgaggacgccgagtcGGCGCTGATGTTCGACGGGATCGTGTTCAACGGATCCAAGCTGATCATCAAGCGGCCGAAGGActacgacgcggcgaggaacccgATCTGGGCGATGCGCGGGCAGGCTCCGCCCCAGGATGAGGTAAAGCTCATCGGCGAGGAACTCCCGATTGGCACcatcatcgtcgacggcaagGAGGTCAAGATCCCGCtgcccccgcccctccccTCGGAGTGGCCGCGGCTTCCCCGGCGAACGCCCAACGGCCCGCACAAGATGTACTGCGGCGGCTTCCACCCGTTGCACACCGATCTTCAGGTGCGGCAGGTGCTGCagagcgtcggcgagctcaaGTCGTTCGCGGTGATGCCCGACGAGAACGGTCGGCCCACCGGTCACGCGTTCTTCGAGTACAAGGACCCGCGCctgtccgccgtcgcggagacggTGCTCACCGGCATCAGGGTTCGAAATCGTCGGCTCGTGTGCCGCCGCATGAACCCGGACGCGGCACCGGAGAAGCCCGGCGAGTCCGCGACGTATgtcgtccccgacgcggcTTGGCCGCTGCTGGAgccggcgtccgccaggCTCGCGGTGTACATGGCCATACGCGAGGAGCACGACGCGTTGGCGCGACGggagatcgaggaggcggtgcacgcggaggctgcgcgtCTGGCGAGGTGGGACCCCGACTTTATATCGCACAAGAGggtcttcgacgacgcgtgcgtgtTTCTCGAGTTCAAAgacggcggggcgctcgacggcggcgacggcggcggcggggcgtgcGGGGGGAAcacggcggaggacgccgcggtgcgtTGCTCGTCGGGAATGAACGGGAGGACGTTCGAGGGGCGGCGGATATACGTGAGGTACCTGCCGCCGGAAGGggaggaggatggcgaggccgaggcgggcgagggcgcggtggcTGTCGTCAGTTAG
- a CDS encoding hypothetical protein (semiconserved uncharacterized protein cupA59), giving the protein MAPSETFLRLHELSRKSRGAEYMDAAALPSASHLEREFGLFNPEGSGCCPTVDATGAVTCTCSGCERWSKYVAGTLGERWPTYKQYEVLTAEYVAQLARYLRSRRSEIIGADDVGEPLRSLRVLELGAGDGRLTRHLREELDGHSVEVYATDDHSLGLARGSAHGVVAADALDAIALAGGAARSPIDGSSNVPAACDVALVCWQPMGVDWTAAIRASASFQEYLLIGEVDDGICGHRRLTWGLEDDDDAGDSEDDGNGEGAGRGHAMPSYVTDGWTRVDVTDELGGRQICRTDERWLSGRRSRSTSFRRGARS; this is encoded by the coding sequence ATGGCCCCGTCCGAGACCTTCCTTAGACTCCATGAACTCAGTCGGAAGAGTCGCGGGGCGGAATACATggatgcggcggcgctcccgtCCGCGTCTCATCTGGAACGGGAGTTCGGGCTCTTCAACCCCGAGGGCAGCGGTTGCTGTCcgacggtggacgcgacaggcgcggtgacgtgcaCTTGCTCGGGCTGTGAACGCTGGAGCAAGTACGTCGCGGGTACCCTCGGCGAAAGATGGCCCACGTACAAGCAGTACGAGGTCCTCACCGCGGAGTACGTCGCTCAACTTGCGCGGTACCTCCGCAGCAGGAGGAGCGAGatcatcggcgccgacgacgtcggcgagccgcTTCGAAGCTTAAGGGTTTTGGAACTCGGGGCGGGAGACGGCCGGCTGACTCGACACCtacgcgaggagctcgacggtCACTCCGTCGAGGTGTACGCCACGGACGACCACTCGCTGGGTCTCGCGAGAGGTTCCGctcacggcgtcgtcgccgccgacgcgcttgACGCGAttgcgctcgcgggcggcgccgcgaggtcgcccaTCGACGGGTCGTCCAACGTtccggcggcgtgcgacgtcgcgctggtgTGCTGGCAGCCCATGGGCGTGGACTGGACCGCCGCCAttcgcgcgtccgcgtcgttccaGGAGTACTTGTTGATCGGTGAAGTGGACGACGGGATATGCGGGCACCGACGTCTGACGTGGGgtctcgaggacgacgacgacgcgggggactccgaggacgacggaaACGGCGAAGGGGCGGGGAGGGGGCACGCGATGCCATCCTACGTGACGGACGGATGGACCAGGGTGGACGTCACGGATGAGCTGGGCGGCAGGCAGATATGTCGAACCGACGAGCGATGGCTCTCCGGACGGCGCTCCAGGTCGACTTCGTTTCGCCGGGGGGCCCGTTCTTAG
- a CDS encoding hypothetical protein (expressed; putative uncharacterized protein), with protein sequence MTMEEAPKVVAMRKEVEGTVRGGGCPPHKLAKKYSDSWFPGEITSETIGGCYEIKGKTECCGLLCRMCPLCLYNQRCSEDCVCVWPFLWGIPTALCCVMMPMCERESNGWVMRDKNGIRTGELLVVDKHGGTYACYSLKCCSSDFRQEPDCMGVKYGNRVRIHN encoded by the coding sequence ATGacgatggaggaggcgcccaAGGTTGTGGCGATGCGCAAGGAGGTCGAGGGCACGGTTCGCGGGGGCGGTTGCCCCCCGCACAAACTCGCCAAAAAATATAGCGACTCATGGTTCCCCGGCGAGATCACCTCGGAGACCATCGGGGGTTGCTACGAGATCAAGGGGAAGACGGAATGCTGCGGTCTTTTGTGCCGTATGTGTCCGTTGTGCTTGTACAATCAAAGGTGCTCGGAAGATTGCGTGTGCGTGTGGCCCTTCCTGTGGGGCATTCCTACGGCGCTGTGCTGCGTTATGATGCCGATGTGTGAGCGTGAATCAAACGGTTGGGTCATGCGCGACAAGAACGGTATCCGCACCGGAGAGCTACTGGTGGTGGACAAGCACGGCGGCACGTACGCATGTTATTCCCTGAAATGCTGCTCGAGCGATTTCCGGCAAGAACCGGACTGCATGGGCGTCAAGTACGGCAACCGGGTGCGCATCCACAACTAG